AGCCCTTGCCGCATTCAGCTAGAGCATCAATACAAAAGTGCTCTAACCGGTCTCGCGAAAGGGCAGCCCATTCTTATTCTTTACTGGCTTGAACAGGCAAAGCGCGATCTCATGCTACAAAGTAGACAAGGACAACAGTTAGGCACGTTTGCACTCCGCTCACCACACCGTCCTAACCCTATAGGTGCGGCCATTCTTCCGATTGCGGAGATTGGTGAAGACTATCTGATCGTTAGAGGGTTAGATTGCTTAAACGGCACGCCTTTACTCGATATAAAACCGGCAATTTATCAAGAGAGAAATGAGATATGAGAATTGAGAGTTATAGATCTGAAAGTTTGAAGCTAAAGATATGAGAATAGATGATTAGAGATGTGAGAGGTCTTAAGAGTACAGAAAAAGCGGTGATTTCAACTCACCGCTTTTTCCGTTTTACAGTGTAAACTCACTCAAAAGCATCAGATTAATCTCAACTTTTTGATGGTTTGCGTTGAAATTTGCCATGCAAAACAATCATCAATATCGGCAAAACTGACAATAGATAAACTATCGCTAAGCTCAATGTACTTTCGGAAGTCACCCACCCTGATAGTGCCACAATCATTGCACCACCAACCATACGCAAGAAACCATCCAGCGATGCTGCCAATCCGGCACAGCTCTCAAAAGGTTCTAGTGCCAATGAGATTGCCGCACCTGACATCAAACTGAAACCACCACTGGCCATCGCAGCAACAACAAAAAATCCATAAATATTAGCTGA
The genomic region above belongs to Vibrio ponticus and contains:
- a CDS encoding TrmO family methyltransferase domain-containing protein produces the protein MNNVLNYIGSIQTPFATLDACPHNIHKHQSPCRIQLEHQYKSALTGLAKGQPILILYWLEQAKRDLMLQSRQGQQLGTFALRSPHRPNPIGAAILPIAEIGEDYLIVRGLDCLNGTPLLDIKPAIYQERNEI